CCTCGACCTGTCCAAGGTCGAGGCCGGCCACGTGGAGCTGGAAAAGAGCGTCTTTGGGCTGCGCGAGATGTTGGAGAACCTGTTTGCCATCCAGGGCTCCCAGGCCGAACAAAAGAGGTTGCGCTTCAAGACGCATGTGGACCCGAGTGTGCCGAAGCATCTCGTTGGAGACGAAGGCCGCTTGAGACAAATCTTGACCAACCTCGTGGGCAACGCCGTGAAGTACACGCGCGAGGGTGAGGTGGCGGTGTTCGTCACGGCCGAAGTGTTGAAGCAAGATCAAGAGCAGGGAGAACACCGGCGAGCGGACCTGGTCAGCCTTGTCTTCTCGATTCGCGACACCGGCATCGGCATCGCGCCCGAAAAACTATCGCGCATCTTCGAGCCCTTCACGAGGGGAGCGCAAGACGCCGAGTTCGGCGGCACGGGCCTGGGCCTGACCATCACCAAGCAGCTTGTTGACCTCATGCACGGAAGGATCGATGTCAGGAGCACTCTGGGCCAAGGGAGCACATTCACGGTTTCCCTGCTGCTCCAGACCGTTTCGAAGGAGGCCATCCCGGCCGAGCCCCTCGGCGAAGGCATTGCCCAGGGCCGGGCCAAGCCGCTCAGGATCCTGCTGGCCGAGGACAACGAGATCAACCGCTTCATGGCCGTGGAGTTGCTCAAGCTTCGCGGACACGAGATCGTCACGGCCGATAACGGCAAACAGGCCCTAGAGGCGCTTGCCAAGGAAGCTTTCGACCTTGTGCTCATGGACGCGCAAATGCCTGTGATGGACGGCGAGGAGGCCACCAGACGTATCCGGGCCGGTGAGGCTGGGAACCCGCGCATTCCCATCGTGGCCCTGACCGCCTATGCCCTCAAGGGCGACCGGGAGCGCTTTCTGGCCGTCGGCATGGACGACTACCTGTCCAAGCCCATCGACCTGGAGGAGTTTGAGCGTGTTCTGACGCGGATTGGGTCAGGTGAAAAAAGCACTGAATAAGTCCGGGAGAGTGGAATTGAGAGCGAAGGCCCTGGGCGGTAAGCCCAGGGCCTTCCTTTGAAGCTTCCCTACAGATGCGGTCACTACTGGCGCGGATGTCGCTCACGCCGCCGGATCGGTGTCCAGGTCCGGCGCGAAGGCGGCATGCAATCCGCTTGATGAGTTGACCTAGACCTTGGCGTGGCCGTGCCGTCCCGAGGGCAGCACGGCCCGCAGCACGAGCAGGAGCAGGATCACGGCCGAGGCCAGGGCCACGTGGCCGCCTTCCTCGACGCCCGCCTCGCGCACCCATCCCGAGATGTCCAGGGCCAGGGACACGTAAAGCCAGTCCACGGCCAGGCCCATGCCCAGCGAAACCACGGCGATTGTCGCCAGGTACACGGCCGTGATGCGCCGGCCCAGAATACGGCCGAGCACGGTCACCGTGGCGGCGTTGGTCACGGGTCCGGCCAGCAGGAATACCAGGGCCGCGCCGGGCGACAAACCCTTGGCCGCCAGGGCCGCGACCACGGGTGTGGAGGATGTGGCGCATACGAAGATGGGCATGCCCACGCCGAGCATGATCAGCATGGGCACGATGCCCGAGCCCAGGTGCTGCTCGATGAACCCGGCCGGGATGAGCGCGCTGATGAGCCCGGCGATGCCGATGCCCAGCAGCAGCCAGGGGCCGATGTCCGCGGCCAGGTCATCGAAGGCGAAGCGCAGGGATTCGGCCAAACGCGTGCCAAAGGGCTTGCGGGGCGCAATGATCTGTTCGGGGGCGGAGGAAAGTTGCGAGCCGTCCAGGCCGCAGGAGCCTTTGCAGCCTCAGCCGCCGCCGGCCTTGATCTCCGGCGCGAGGCTCTCCAGCGCGGGCGGGTTGTCGGGCAGCAGGTTGACCAGGATGCCGGTGATGGTGGCGGTGACGAAGGCCGCCACGGGCCGCACAACGGTCATGATCGGGTCCAGCAGGGCCCAGGTGATGGCGATGGAGTCCACGCCGGTCTCGGGCGTGGAGATCAGGAAGGCGGCGGTGGCGCCCTTGCCGGCGCCCTGCTTGCGCAGGCCCAGGGCCGCTGGCACCACGCCGCAGGAGCACAGGGGCAGGGGCACGCCCATGAGTGAGGCCTTGAGCACCGAGCCCGCGGACTTGCCGCCCAGGTGCCTGGCCACGAAGTTCTCGGGCAAGAAGGTCTTGACCAGCCCGGCCATGAGCATGCCGAACAGGACATAAGGGGCGGAGTCCAGCAGGATGGACCAGGACTCCATCAGGATGCGGGCGAGAAGATTCATCGGTCTTCCTTGATGTGGTCCAGCGCCTCGGCAAAGAGGTGGGCCACGTGTTCGTCGTCCAGGGAGTAGTAGGCGTTCTTGCCTTCGCGGCGGTATTTGACGAGCTTGGCCGCGCGCAGCAGGCGCAACTGGTGCGATACGGCGCTCTGGCTCAGGGCCAGGATCTCGGCCAGGTCGCACACGCACAGCTCGGCCAGCGACAAGGCTTCCAGAATGCGCACGCGGGTCATATCGCCCAGGACCTTGAACAGTTCGGACAGGGCCTGCAGATCGGCCTCGGCGGCCATGTCGCGGCGCACTTCGTTGATACGCTCGGCATGGACGCAGGTGACTTGGCAGACGTCGCTTTCAGTGGAATTCATGAACGCCTCTTCATATGAGCAATCGTTCATATGTTTATATGGCAGCCAGCTTCACAGGTCAAGAGCTGCGTGGGCGCGATCCGTCAGGTCAGGAAAACGAATGATGGTGATCAGAGCGGGGAAGCGGCTTCAAGGCCACCGGAGCAATTCGCAGATAAACTGAGAGAGGGCGTTGCCTTCTCTCAGACTCTCACCCACCAAGGGGCACGGCCCCTTGGGACCCATTTCTTATGTAGGATGCAGTAGCCGGCAGCCGAACACCGCGCCCGAAGTCATCCAGTGAGAAAACACGAGGGGTCCAGGGGAATCATTCCCCTGGCGGGAGTGGGCCCGGGAGAGGGCAGCGCCCTCTCCCGGTTACGGCAGCCTAGTAGTACAGGCTCAGCCCGAGCAGTACTGTGTGCAGCGTATCCTCGTCCGATTCGCCGATGCTTTGTTCGGCCCTGAAATGCTCATAGCCCGCGTAGAGCTTGGCGTTTTGGCCTCGGAGGTAGTAGTTCAGGCCGACCCTGGCCGCGCGGAAGCCGCCGGCGTCTCCAGGGGCCCGTGTATCCCATAGCTCGTAGCCTGCCCAGGGTTGGAGCTTGTACTTCTCAAGGTAGTAGCCCACCTGCGTGGCGAAGCCCTGGCCTTCGGTGCGCCGGGCGTCCCGGGTGACGTTTTCGGCCTCCAGCAGCGCCCTCGCGCTATCCAGCTCAAGGAGTTGGTAGATCCACTCCATGGTCACGCTGCCCGGCCCCAGGGCATGCTCCACGAACAGGTCCAGTTCCCACCAGCGATAATCTACGTTCCTGCCTGTGTCCTCGTCTCTGGCGATATCGTTCTGCAGGTCCACGGACGTGCCCAGGGCCACGGTGCGCTTTTCTCCAAGGTACGTGCCCAGGTTGTAGTAGTCCGGCTCCGGGTCGAACAGGTTGGCTTGTATCCTGGCCGTGAAGCGCGGCGAGGCGCTGTCCTCGGGAGCCTCATCAACGCCTTCATAGAATCCGGCGTAATACTTGAAGTGCAGCTTCTCGCTGGTCGAGAGCGCGCCGAAGAGCGTGGCCCCGATGTCGCGCACATTGGTTCGGCCTTCCAGGCCCAGGTCGCCGTCCGGGTAGTCGGCGGTGTTGAACTGCGGCCTGGCGCCGAGGCCCCAGGTCAGGTTGTAATTGGTGATAGCCGGCCGATCTATGGTCAGCAGGGTCGCCGGGTTGGTGGTGATTTCCCGGCCGGCCGGAGCCATGTGCTCGCCCGCATAGAGCACGGCCGGCTCGGCCAGACGCAGGGTGCCGAAAGCGTCAATGAGCCGTACCGTGGGGCCGCCGTTCATGCCGGCCGTGGCCTCAGTCTGCAGGAAGAGGCCGATGTCCTCCGTGAGCGTGGCGGCCAGGCGCAGACGGCCACGGCGCAGGATGAAGTCGTGGTTGCCGTCCTCCGTGCCCGTGTCCAGGTTAAGGTTCGCATAGCGGTACTGCGTCTGCAGCAGATAGCCGATTTCGATGGACGCTTCGTCGTCGATGGGAATTTTGGCGCCCGCCCATGCCCCGGCAGGAACGAGCGCAAGCAGCACGATGCTATTTACAACGGTGCGCATGAGCATTCGCAAGCCTCCTGGTTGTACGCCCTGCCCGCCATCCGCACTCTCTCGCAGCTCCGAAAGGGCTGCCAAGCCGCGTCTTGCTTTGACTGATGACGCTGTTTCGGCAGTTTGCTCCCGAAAGAGCAGGGCATAAATCCAGCGTAGAGTACACGAGTCACCATGTTTGTCCACATCCACACGCGACAACAGATGAAAACAGCATATCCGCAGTCCACAAAACTGCTGGAATAAAGTCGTCGATGCTCATGGACTCGGCTATGCGTGTCAGGACTCAGTGATCGATGACTTGAACAAGGCGCATGCTTGTTATCGCCATGTCCTGCCTCTCCGTTGCGCTCGTCTTGCGTGCAGGACAGGAGCAGAGCGCTTTCAGCGGCGCTCTCTATCTTTTTCCAGGAATAATAATTAAAAGCTTGTGAACTTTTTCCTATTAAGGCTTCTGAATGTGCCGTGGTTCGTCTTTGACAAACTCCGGCATCGCGCCCTTCTCTCAGTCGATGTTCATATCGTACCCCCGACAAGACATCCGCAGGTCGTCTTGATCGGCAATGAC
The genomic region above belongs to Desulfocurvibacter africanus subsp. africanus DSM 2603 and contains:
- a CDS encoding SO_0444 family Cu/Zn efflux transporter — its product is MNLLARILMESWSILLDSAPYVLFGMLMAGLVKTFLPENFVARHLGGKSAGSVLKASLMGVPLPLCSCGVVPAALGLRKQGAGKGATAAFLISTPETGVDSIAITWALLDPIMTVVRPVAAFVTATITGILVNLLPDNPPALESLAPEIKAGGGUGCKGSCGLDGSQLSSAPEQIIAPRKPFGTRLAESLRFAFDDLAADIGPWLLLGIGIAGLISALIPAGFIEQHLGSGIVPMLIMLGVGMPIFVCATSSTPVVAALAAKGLSPGAALVFLLAGPVTNAATVTVLGRILGRRITAVYLATIAVVSLGMGLAVDWLYVSLALDISGWVREAGVEEGGHVALASAVILLLLVLRAVLPSGRHGHAKV
- a CDS encoding ArsR/SmtB family transcription factor, yielding MNSTESDVCQVTCVHAERINEVRRDMAAEADLQALSELFKVLGDMTRVRILEALSLAELCVCDLAEILALSQSAVSHQLRLLRAAKLVKYRREGKNAYYSLDDEHVAHLFAEALDHIKEDR
- a CDS encoding porin; protein product: MLMRTVVNSIVLLALVPAGAWAGAKIPIDDEASIEIGYLLQTQYRYANLNLDTGTEDGNHDFILRRGRLRLAATLTEDIGLFLQTEATAGMNGGPTVRLIDAFGTLRLAEPAVLYAGEHMAPAGREITTNPATLLTIDRPAITNYNLTWGLGARPQFNTADYPDGDLGLEGRTNVRDIGATLFGALSTSEKLHFKYYAGFYEGVDEAPEDSASPRFTARIQANLFDPEPDYYNLGTYLGEKRTVALGTSVDLQNDIARDEDTGRNVDYRWWELDLFVEHALGPGSVTMEWIYQLLELDSARALLEAENVTRDARRTEGQGFATQVGYYLEKYKLQPWAGYELWDTRAPGDAGGFRAARVGLNYYLRGQNAKLYAGYEHFRAEQSIGESDEDTLHTVLLGLSLYY